The Flavobacterium johnsoniae UW101 genomic interval ATGGCTAATTGGTATGCTGAATCATATTTATAAAATAAAGCGTCTTCTTTTAGAGGTGTTCCGGGAAAATCAGCAATAAAATTATCAAATGCAACTAAAGCTGATTTGTAATCTGAAATTGTGTTATATCCTTTAGCATTCTCGTATGCTTTTTTCTCTAATTTTCCGTTCAAAATCTTAACAGACTCATTTGCCTGAGCTAAATATTCTGAATTTGGATAGTTATCAATAAAAGCCTGTAATTTATCTAAGGCTTTTACAGTATCTGCCTGATCTAAACTGTAAACAGGTGCTAATTTAGAGTAGCTGTAAGCTCCTAAAAATGCTGCTTCCTGTACTTTTTCGCTTCGCGGATATCCAGAAACAAAACTTTCAAACTGATAACCTGCTAAATAATATTGTTTTGTCTTGTAATAAGACTGAGAAAACATATAAAAAAGCTTTTCCGCCTGAGGCTTACCTCTATAAGTAGGTGCAAGTTGTTCAAAAAGGCGGATCGCCTTATTGTATTTACCAGCATCATACATTTTTGTCGCTACTTCGAATTTTGCTGCGACATCTTCATTTTTTAGAGCTTTTTGATACTCACTACAAGAACAAAAAAGGGCAGCAACAATTAATAGAGATACTATTTTTTTCATTTTTTTACTTTTATTATGATTTCTTTAGACATTATGCCAAAGCAAAACCACACCGAAGTTTCGGTGGCAAATTTAGGTATTAATTTAGCGACTGCAAAATAATTTTTTAGTATATTAAAATACTAACACTTTAACAATTATTTAATGCTGTTTTTTACAAAGTCATTTATTCTTTCTGCTAAAGATTCATCTACAGAAACTAATGGAAGACGAACTGTGTTCTCTGTAATACCAAGTGCCTGAAACACTTGTTTGATTCCGGCTGGATTTCCCTGCTCGAAAATCATGTCGATACAGTCTGATAAAAAATATTGCGTTTTAAAAGCTTCAACTGCTTTTTTATTCAATCCTAAACGAATCATTTCTGAAAATTCTTTAGGATAACCTTGTCCAATTACAGAAATTACTCCTGCACCACCGGCTAAAACAATAGGCAGAGCGATCATATCGTCTCCAGAAATTACAAGAAAATCTTTTGGTGCATCTTTAATAATTTTTAAAGCCTGAGCCATATCTCCTGCTGCTTCTTTTATAGCTACAACATTATCAAAATCATTAGCTAAACGAATTACGGTTGAAGGCAGCATATTACTGGCTGTTCTTCCCGGAACATTATATAAGATTACAGGAACCGGAGATGCCTCGGCGATAGCTTTAAAATGCTGATAGATTCCTTCTTGTGTAGGTTTATTATAGTATGGTGAAACTGAAAGTATAGCTTCAAAAGCAGAAAAATCTCTTGTTTTTAATTCCTCTACAATCTGCATGGTATTATTACCTCCAACTCCAAGAACTAAAGGCAGTCTTCCTTTATTAACATCAATTACGGTGTTAATAACCAACTCTTTCTCTTCTGCTGTAAGGGTTGCATTTTCTGCAGTTGTTCCCATAACAACAAGATACTCAACTCCTCCATCAATCGAAAAATTAACAACGCGCTGCAATGCTTCGATATCTACTGAAAAGTCTTTTTTAAATGGAGTTACAAGCGCAACACCCGTTCCTATTAATGATTGCATATTTTGATTTATAATTTTATTTTAAACTTTTTAAATATCTAAACAATTCTGAAATGAAAAGTTTATACTCTGCTGTTGTCGTTTCTATCATCCATCGGTTTAGTTTTTTATCGACTGATGAAAATCCTACTTTAAATTTTGCTTTTGATTTGCTTGTGAGCATCATCAAAATAGGTGTTTCAACTTCATAATAACTAATCAAAAGATCAAATTCTGTATCTATAAATTCACTTAAAAACGCTTCGGTTACCTGCCCTCTCCAGTCTATATGTTTTCTGCCAAAAGTAGGTTTCGAATATATTTTTTTCTTTTTGAACTTACGTCTGTACGCGACAATTTTTATATTTTCTTCAGCAATTCCATTCAATACCAGTTCTTTTATCAGCTCTTTTGAATAACGAAATTGTGTTTCATCTACTAGTAAACCAACCGTTTGAATATTGCTGGTAAAGACTTCGTTTTTGACAATATTCAAGTTATTTTTTAATGATTTTTTTACAAAAAATTCCTTTATATAATTTAAAAACATAGTACTTTTACAAATTACAAAATTAATTATTTAAGCCGCATTTAAGATGGTAAAACTAAAAAAGTATAACCGATTTTTAAAACTTTTTGTTATATTCTTAACACTATTTTCAATAATCTCTTGCAGCAACAAGAATTATAATTTAACAAAAATAGAAGGAAAACAGATTCCGGTTACTGAAAAAGGTACCGAAACTCCTGAAATTGAAAAATTTATTAAGCCTTATCGTGATCATATTAATAAAGATCTGGACAGTGTTCTTGCCTACTGCCCTGAAAATTTAGATAAAAACTCGGGGAAATGGCAGACTACTATTGGCAACATGCTTGCTGATGCTTGTGTACAGCGCGGTGATATTATTTTTAAATCCAGAGAAAATAAAACCATTGACTTCTGCCTTTTAAATTTTGGAGGTATTAGAGCTGGTCTTCCAAAAGGAAATGTTACCAGCAGAAGTGCTTTTGAAATTATGCCGTTTGAAAACAATTTAGTTGTACTGGCATTAAAAGGAGAGCAAGTTCTTGAAATAACTTCTTATTTTATTAAAACACAAAAAGCACAACCATTATCTGGTATGACTTTTACTATTGCAAAAGATAAAACTGTTAAAAATATTTTGATACAAGGCAAACCTTTTGATATAAACAAAACATATTATGTTGCTACGAATGATTATTTAGCAAATGGTGGTGACAATATGAGTTTTTTCGCAAAAAACACACAGAAATTTGATTTGAATTATAAACTTCGAAATGTGCTGATTGATTATTTTAAACAAGTTAAGACAATCCCGGTATCAAAAGATATTAGAATTACAGAAGAATAAACAAATCAAATTAAGAAAAAACAAAAAGCGTTACGCAAAAAATATACAAGATGAAAAGAAGAGAATTTATCGAAAAAACAGCTGCAAGTACTGCCTTATTAAGCTTAGGATTGTCTTTGAGCAGTTTTGAAACTAACGATATTAAACACTTAACTGTTCTTCATACTAATGATGTTCACAGTCATATTGATCCTTTTCCGGCTGATGATCCTCGTAATCCAAATAAAGGCGGTGTTTCTCGTCGTGCAGCACTTATTGAAACTATTCGTCAGGAAAATCCAAATGTGCTTTTATTAGATGCTGGAGATATTTTTCAGGGAACTCCGTATTTTAATTATTACGGCGGCGAACTTGAGTTCAAACTGATGAGCATGATGAAATATGATGCTTCTACAATTGGAAATCATGATTTTGATAATGGTCTTGATGGTTTGTATGCTCAAATGCCTCATGCAACTTTTGAATTTATAAATTCTAATTACGATTTTAAAAATACGGTTATGAACGGCCTTGTTAAACCGTATAAAATCTTTAATAAAAACGGAATTAAGGTTGGTGTTTTTGGTGTAGGAATTGAACTTCAGGGTTTAGTTGACAAACAATTATATAAGGAAACTGTTTATAATGATCCTGTTGAAATTGCTCAGGATATGACGAAATTATTAAAGAAAGAAGAAAAATGTGATTTGGTTATCTGCCTTTCGCATCTTGGGTATAAATATAAAGATGACGAAAATAAGATTTCAGATTTAAAATTTGCTGAACTTACACAGGATATTGATTTGATTATTGGCGGTCACACGCATACTTTTCTTGACAAACCTACAATTGTAAAAAACAAAGCAGGACAAGAGGTACTGGTTAATCAGGTTGGTTGTTACGGAATTAATTTAGGCCGTATCGATTTTTATTTTGACAAAGATAAAGCGCACAGCAACCAGGCGAGATCAATTGTTGTATAAGGATCTTCGCTTCATTTTAGTTTTTTCGAGAAAATATTCTACCATAAAATAGTAGGCGAGAATTTGTGTTACATCGCGAATTAAAACCAGCACAACTGAATAAGAAAAGTATTCATTGAAGATGTAAAATATATCCGAAAATATATAACTTACTGCCATTAGGGACATTAATAGTGTAATAAATGTCCCTTTGGTAATGTAGCTTACAAATGAAAAATAGCTTATTAAGCTTAACACAATTCCGTACAATACGTAAATTATATTGAATTTCTGCATATTATCAAATTTCATACTGAGTACAGAAATAAGCAGGTAAACAATAAATACAACTACTATTGAAATTGGCAGTATGTCTTTTTTTACGAGTTTTATTCTTTCGTGTTCTCTGATAAAAAGGAGCAGAATTAATGAATATACGACAAGAAAACTTATTACACCGCCAATCTCTGAAACCTCAACATCCATCAAATCAAAAACCTGCCCAACAAAACAAAACAGGAATATTAAACCCTCTGTCTTTTTTATTTTAAATTCATTACTGATGAAAAAATAAATAAAAATAGCGGGTAATACTATTGCTTTGGCATAGATAGCCATGAAGTCCTGTTTAGTACAATCAAATATGATTGTAAACAGTAATGACAAGAAAAATAAAATCAACGATGGCTTATTCGCTTTCATTAAGTTTGGTTATAAATTCGTCTTCAGATAGTATAGGAATATTTAATTTTGTTGCTTTTTCTAATTTAGCTGGTCCCATATTATCTCCTGCTACCACAAAGTCGGTTTTTGCAGAAATTGAACTTCCTACTTTTCCTCCGTTGTCTTCGATGGCTTTCTTTAATTCATCTCTTGAAAATTGGCTGAAAACTCCTGAAACTACAAAAGTTTTTCCAATAAATTTCTCGGTAGCATTTGGGTTGACTCTTTCTACGGTTTCAAACTGAATACCGTATTTTTTTAATCGTTCGATTATGATTTTATTTTCTTCGTTTTCGAAAAATTCGATAACGCTTCTGGCAATTCTTTCTCCAATTTCATCAACCAGAATTAAATCCATTAATGAAGCCTGGCTTAAAGCGTCTATGTTTTTATAATGTTTGGCTAGCTTTTTGGCTACGGTTTCTCCAACAAAACGAATTCCAAGCGCAAAAAGAACGCTTTCAAATGGAATTTCTTTTGATTTTTCTACACCGTTTACCAAATTTTCGGCAGATTTTTGTGCCATTCTTTCTAAATGAAGAATATCTTCTACTTTTAATTCATATAAATCTGCATAGTTGTGAACTAAGCCGTTTTTGAATAATAAAGCAACGGTTTCTCCTCCAAGTCCTTCAATATCCATTGCTTTTCTTGAAATATAATGCTGGATTCTTCCGATAATCTGCGGTGGGCATCCATAAAAATTCGGGCAGTAATGGTTGGCTTCTCCAGCATTTCGAACCAATTCAGTCTCGCATTCAGGACAATGTGTTATGTATTGTGTAACTTCTGAATTTTCAGGACGTTTTTCCAGATCTACGGCAATAATTTTAGGAATAATTTCTCCGCCTTTTTCAACAAAAACGGTATCATTTATTCTAATGTCTAATTTTTCAATTTGATCTGCATTGTGAAGTGAAGCTCTTTTTACAATAGTTCCTGCCAGCTGCACAGGTTCTAGATTGGCAACTGGAGTAATGGCTCCTGTACGCCCAACCTGATACGATATTGATTTTAATTTTGTTGAAGCCTGTTCTGATTTGAATTTGTAGGCAATGGCCCAGCGTGGTGATTTTGCCGTGTATCCAAGTTCTTCCTGAGAATGAATGCTGTTTACTTTTATAACAACACCGTCAGTCTCATAAGGTAATTTATGGCGATGAACATCCCAATAGTCAATAAAATCAAAAACTTCCTGCATACTGTTTACCAGTTTGGCTTCATTTGGCACTTTGAATCCCCATTTTCTGGCCGATTCTAATCCTTCAAATTGAGTTTTAAAAGGAAGATTATTTCCTGCAACAGTATATAAAAGACATTCAAGAGGACGTTTTGCCACTTCTGCACTGTCTTGTAATTTTAAACTTCCGGAAGCTGTATTTCTTGGGTTTGAATATGGGGTTTCTCCAATTTCGATTAGTTCCTGATTCATTTTTTCGAAACCGGCAAAAGGAAGGATTATTTCTCCTCGTATATCAAATCTTTCTGGATAATCTCCTTTTAATTTTAACGGAATAGATTTGATGGTTTTGATATTATTGGTAACCTCATCTCCTTGAAAACCATCGCCGCGTGTAAGTGCCTGAACTAATTTTCCGTTTTGGTATGAAATGCTGATTGAGGCTCCGTCGTATTTTAATTCGCAGGTATATTGTAAATTAACGTTACCTAATACACGCTGAATTCTGTTTTCCCAATCTATTAGATCTTCTTTAGAATAGGAATTATCAAGCGAATACATTCTGTATTGGTGCGCTATGGTTTTGAAGTTTTTTGTTACTGTTCCGCCGACTCTTTGTGTTGGTGAATCTTCGTCAAAAAATTCAGGATGTTTGTTTTCTAAATCCTGCAGTTCTTTTAATTTGATATCAAAATCGTAATCAGAAATTGTGGCGTTATCCAGCACATAGTAATTGTAATTGTGCTGATTAAGTTCTTCTCTTAATGTTTGAATGGTTTCCTGAATATTCATATAATATTAAAATAATGCTGATTTGATTTGAAAGTAATTTGAATATCAAAATTAGGATTATTTTAATTCAAAAACATTAAAATTTGAAAGTTTTATAAAATCAAAAATCAGGCTGCAAAATATGCGGCCTGATTTTCTCCTTGTCCATTATTCTTAAAAAAGAATTTAAAAAAACCAACTTCCAAATGGTTTCTGCGTTCTATACTTTTATACTGATAATCAAATTATTAGAGTGCAAATATAGTACTATTTTTGAATAATGATAAAGTCAGAGCGTCTGTTTAATAAATGTTCTTCTTCAGTACATTTCACTCCGTTTTTACATTTATTGATTAATCGGCTTTCACCGTAACCAATGGCACTTTCAATTCTTGAAGCATCAATGCCTTGTGAGAGAATATAATCTCTTGTTGACTTGGCTCTGTTGTCTGAAAGTTTTAAGTTATAGGAATCTTTTCCTCGAGAATCTGTATGTGATTCTATTTTAATTTTAATGTTTGGAAATTTCTGCATGATAAAAACGACTTTGGTTAATTCTTCAATAGCTTTTGGCGTTATATCGTATTTGTCGTAATCAAAATAAATAGGCTGAACATCTACCATTTCTACACCTCTCTTTTTAACTACCAAATCGTCGTAGTTGCTTAGCTCGAAGTTGACATCTTTTATTTCGCCTTCGTTTTCTTTTGTCGTTTCTACAGTTTTTTCGTCGCTGCTATAATTTGGCTTTGCTGCAATCATATTTACAACTTTATTACATGGAACAACAATTGCATACTTTCCTTCGTAATTGGTTTTTGTTTCTCCAAGTACTTCTTTAAACGAGTTGTAAGCCATAATGGTAACATCTGTTAACGGAAGTTTCGTTTTTCTGTCAACTGCAATCCCTGAAATACTTTGGTTGCAAACGGGTTTACCTTTTACAAATGAATAAATATCATCATCTCCTTTTCCTCCTGCTCTATTTGATGAAACATAACCATAAGTATCTGCTTTATCAACAACATAAGTAAAATCGTCTTTGTTACTGTTTATTGGTGCTCCAAGATTTCTAGGTGTTGTAAAATTTCCATCGGCTAAAAATTTGCTTTCGTAAACATCTAAATCACCTAAACCATAATGTCCGTCTGAAGAAAAATAAAGCATTCCATTTCTGTAATAAGGAAAAACCTCATTTCCCATTGTATTGATATTTGGTCCTAAATTTAATGGAGAACTCATTGTTCCGTCAGCAGCAATTTTTACCACATACAAATCGGTTTCACCAAAACCTCCCGGCATATCTGATGCAAAGAAAAGCCATTGTCCGTCTTCGCTTAAACAAGGATGTCCAACTGAATAATCGTCATTGTCAAAGAAAACATTTTGAGGATTTTCTAGTTTATTATCCACAATTGTGCCTTTTACAATTTGAAAATTGTTGACTTTATCTCCATCGACTACCAATTTATTTTTCTTTACAATGTTTGTCGAATAATAAATGGTTTTTCCGCTTGGATCGAAACTTGCCGTAGCTTCGTGATATTTGCTCATGACATTTGGAAGAAAAAGTTTTTCGTTAAACAAACTTCCATCGGCCGGATTTCTTTCTGAAACATATAAATTCAAAAAAGGCTGATTGTTCCATGTATAGAGTTTTTCACTAAATTTGGTAGTATCTCTTGCTGATGTAAAAACGATTTTATCTCCAAAAAATGTTGCTCCAAAATCAGATTTACTGGTATTAATATCCAGGTTTTTAATCTGATAAAGCGACTTTGCTTTTGCTAAACTGTCCAGTTGTTTCTTTTGGGCAACATAACGGCTGATTTCTTTTTTATCACCTTTTTTATCGAGATATTCTTTTGTAACTCTATCTGCTTCATCATAATCCATAACTGCTTTCATAGATTGAATATAACGCAGATAGTAAATATCGGTTAAATTATTTCCCTGAACTTCGTATAGTTTTTTATACCATTTAAGTGCATTTCGTGCATCTGAAATAAAGTAATACGAATCGGCTGCATTTTTTAAAGTTTGAGCCGTAGGATTTTTGATGTTCTGCAAAATTTCTTCATAGGCTTTTGAAGCATCGGCATATGAATAATTTCTAAACAATGCATCGGCTTGTTTTAAATTAGTCTTTTGAGCAAAACTAAACGTAATGCTCAAGACTAAACTCAGGATATATAGTTTTTTCATATGTTTTGTTTTTAGAAGAATCGAGGAGACTTGATTTTGTTTTGATTTTTGTTAAGCGAATAACGCAGGATGAACTCATGTGTTCCATCGTTATATTTATTCAATCCGCCTACTGTGTAATCAAAAGCATATCCGAGATAAAAACTTGGTGATATTTGAAAACCTGCCAAAATACTGATCGAATCATCTGTTCTGTATGATCCTCCAATAACAAACTTTTCATTAATCATAAAGTTCGCCGATACGTCAGCAGTAAGCGGTGCCCCGTTAACTGCTTTTACTAAAAATGCTGGTTTGAACTTTAAATTTGGGTTCAAATCAAAAACATAACCTCCCATTAAATAATAATGTAAACGATCATAATCTATAGATTCCTGAACATCATCATAATAGTTGTTTTCTATAAAGCTTGGAATTGAGAATCCTAAATACCATTTTTCTGTATAATAGTAAACCCCTGCTCCAACTGCTAATTTCATCTGATTGTCGATATTTTGATTCAAAAGAACGTCTGTATTATCATAATATCTTCCTTTAGACCAATCGATGTTCAGCATTCTCATACCTGCTTTAAGACCAAATGCTAATCTTTTTTCATAACCCAGAGGCAATGAATAAGAGAAGTTTCCGTCAAGGTATAATTCGTTTGAAGGACCAATTTTGTCATTAACAATACTTAATCCTAACCCCACTTTTTCGTTTCGAAGCGGGCCATGAATAGAGAATGACTGTGTTTCTGGAGCTCCAGAAATTCCCACCCATTGTGAACGGTGCAAAAGTGTTGCTTCTAATGTACCGGTAGACCCGGCATAAGCCGGATTTACCGCCATTGTGTTATACATATATTGTGTATACTCGGGATCTTGCTGTGCACTGGCACATATTGTAATAAAAGAACATATTAAAATGAAATACGTTTCTAATGGTTTTATATATAGTTTCATAACGATACTTATTTAGTTTAATTAATTAGATGATTAATTGAAATGCTTATCTCATAATTGATAACCATCCTTTTTTAACCGTTCCATCTCCAATGGTAATCACATAAAAATAAGTACCTGTTGGCAGCATATCTCCTCTATTTACAACTCCGGATACATTTGCTGTTCCGTCCCAGTCGTTTTCATAATGTTGTTTGCTGTAAACTAATGCACCATATCTATTAAATACTTTCAATTCATTGTTTGGATATGATTCGATACAATCAATTCTAAACAGATCATTTGCGCCGTCATTGTTTGGTGTAAACTCGTTGTAAACTGTTAAACATATTGGCTCTACTGAAGCTGAAGCTGAATTGTTTGCCGCATCAACATCTAAAGGAGTTGAAATTTCTATAGCAGCAACATTTAGATAATTTCCGCTTGGCAATACTTCTGCAACTATTGTAAGAACCAGACTCTGACCTGAGGCTAAAGCAGGTATTGTCCAAAGTTGTGTTGCAGGATCGTATGTACCGCCTGTTGTATTAAAGCTTACTAAATCGTATCCGCTTGGCAGTATTTCACTAACTATTGTGTTTATGAAACTTCCCTCGCCTACATTATTTACTGTTATAGTAAATGTTACATGTTCTCCAAAATTAGGAGTCGGGTTATCTACTACATTGGTAATTGTAATATCAGAACAAGTTGCCACATTTACATTTAGGAATTTTGTTGTGTTTTCGTTACAGTTGTTGATGTAAGAAACCTCAACTCTTCCTGGACCAATATCTGACCATGAAACTGTTACAGTTCCGTCTGCATTTCCTCCACCGGAAAGAATAGTTCCGTTTGTAATTGTCCACACATAATCTGATTTTCCATTTGCAATTGAATACGTTACACCTTTGAAAACACATGGAGTATCATCATTAGTTGTAAGCTGCACTAAAGCATCATTTTCAAAGTTTACTGTAATACCTAATCTTCCGGCACTTTCGCAGCCATTAGTTGTATTACTTAATAAAGTTGCATAATATGTAGCTGCTGTAAGTGCTGTATTTGGTGCCAATGGTGTTCCTCCTGTCGCTGTTGCGTAGAAAACTACATTTGGTTCGTTTACCAAAATACTTGCAATTGTTGGAAGTGCTGATAAACAGAATGTTTGTGTTGTTTTAGGCGTTGTAACAGTACCCGGAGTATTTACAGTAACGGCAACGGCTAATCTCACTGGATTCTCACAATTTATTGTGCTTGCAACTGCACCGTAATAAGTTCCTGTTGCTAAAGCTGTTGTTGATGGAATTGGTGTTCCGCCTGCAGCTGTGCTGTACCAGATTACATTTGCTTCATTTACCTGAATACTGGCAATTGTTGGTGTATTCAGAGTACAGAAATCTTGTGTTGTATCAGTTGTAGTTGGTGTTGGACTTGGATCTGACACTGTAACTGTTACTACCAGACGAGTTGAGCTTTCGCATCCTGTTACCGGATCTACAATATTTCCGTAATAAAGACCAGACACTAAAGGTGTATTTGCTGGAATTGCAGTTCCCCCTGCAGCACTGCTGAACCAAGTTACGCCGCTTTCATTTACCTGAATATTAGCAACTGTTGGTACTGCTGTTGAACAGAAAGTTTGAGAAGCATTGTTTGTTGTTGGATTAATTGTATTTCCAACTGTAACCGCGATTGGTAATCTCACGCTGCTTGAACATCCTGTTGCTGGATCTAATATTGCGCCATAATAAGTACCGCTTGCTAATGCTGTTGTAGAAGCAATTGGTGTTCCTCCTGTTGGAGTGCTGAACCAAATTACATTGGCTTCGTTTACCTGAATACTAGCAACAGTTGGTGTAGTTCCAGAACAGAAAGTTTGAGAAGCATTACTAGTTGTTGGCGTAACCGGATCTGTTACGTTAACTGATACTGATAATCTTGTGTTACTTTCACAGCCTGTAGCCGGATCACTGATTGCTGCATAATATGTACCGCTTGTTAAAGCTGTTGTCGATGGAATCGCTGTTCCGCCTGTTAACGCTGTGTACCAAACAATGTTGGCTTCATTAAACTGAACACTTGCAAAAGTCGGTGCATTTACCAAACAGAAGTTTTGAGTG includes:
- a CDS encoding outer membrane protein assembly factor BamD, whose translation is MKKIVSLLIVAALFCSCSEYQKALKNEDVAAKFEVATKMYDAGKYNKAIRLFEQLAPTYRGKPQAEKLFYMFSQSYYKTKQYYLAGYQFESFVSGYPRSEKVQEAAFLGAYSYSKLAPVYSLDQADTVKALDKLQAFIDNYPNSEYLAQANESVKILNGKLEKKAYENAKGYNTISDYKSALVAFDNFIADFPGTPLKEDALFYKYDSAYQLAINSVPSKMEERLHVAQTAYANLMKYKSDTKYKEKADQMNARVETDLQKFTK
- the dapA gene encoding 4-hydroxy-tetrahydrodipicolinate synthase, whose protein sequence is MQSLIGTGVALVTPFKKDFSVDIEALQRVVNFSIDGGVEYLVVMGTTAENATLTAEEKELVINTVIDVNKGRLPLVLGVGGNNTMQIVEELKTRDFSAFEAILSVSPYYNKPTQEGIYQHFKAIAEASPVPVILYNVPGRTASNMLPSTVIRLANDFDNVVAIKEAAGDMAQALKIIKDAPKDFLVISGDDMIALPIVLAGGAGVISVIGQGYPKEFSEMIRLGLNKKAVEAFKTQYFLSDCIDMIFEQGNPAGIKQVFQALGITENTVRLPLVSVDESLAERINDFVKNSIK
- a CDS encoding DUF6913 domain-containing protein, producing MNIVKNEVFTSNIQTVGLLVDETQFRYSKELIKELVLNGIAEENIKIVAYRRKFKKKKIYSKPTFGRKHIDWRGQVTEAFLSEFIDTEFDLLISYYEVETPILMMLTSKSKAKFKVGFSSVDKKLNRWMIETTTAEYKLFISELFRYLKSLK
- a CDS encoding 5'-nucleotidase C-terminal domain-containing protein, producing the protein MVKLKKYNRFLKLFVIFLTLFSIISCSNKNYNLTKIEGKQIPVTEKGTETPEIEKFIKPYRDHINKDLDSVLAYCPENLDKNSGKWQTTIGNMLADACVQRGDIIFKSRENKTIDFCLLNFGGIRAGLPKGNVTSRSAFEIMPFENNLVVLALKGEQVLEITSYFIKTQKAQPLSGMTFTIAKDKTVKNILIQGKPFDINKTYYVATNDYLANGGDNMSFFAKNTQKFDLNYKLRNVLIDYFKQVKTIPVSKDIRITEE
- a CDS encoding bifunctional metallophosphatase/5'-nucleotidase, translated to MKRREFIEKTAASTALLSLGLSLSSFETNDIKHLTVLHTNDVHSHIDPFPADDPRNPNKGGVSRRAALIETIRQENPNVLLLDAGDIFQGTPYFNYYGGELEFKLMSMMKYDASTIGNHDFDNGLDGLYAQMPHATFEFINSNYDFKNTVMNGLVKPYKIFNKNGIKVGVFGVGIELQGLVDKQLYKETVYNDPVEIAQDMTKLLKKEEKCDLVICLSHLGYKYKDDENKISDLKFAELTQDIDLIIGGHTHTFLDKPTIVKNKAGQEVLVNQVGCYGINLGRIDFYFDKDKAHSNQARSIVV
- a CDS encoding lysoplasmalogenase family protein, translated to MAIYAKAIVLPAIFIYFFISNEFKIKKTEGLIFLFCFVGQVFDLMDVEVSEIGGVISFLVVYSLILLLFIREHERIKLVKKDILPISIVVVFIVYLLISVLSMKFDNMQKFNIIYVLYGIVLSLISYFSFVSYITKGTFITLLMSLMAVSYIFSDIFYIFNEYFSYSVVLVLIRDVTQILAYYFMVEYFLEKTKMKRRSLYNN
- the ligA gene encoding NAD-dependent DNA ligase LigA, producing MNIQETIQTLREELNQHNYNYYVLDNATISDYDFDIKLKELQDLENKHPEFFDEDSPTQRVGGTVTKNFKTIAHQYRMYSLDNSYSKEDLIDWENRIQRVLGNVNLQYTCELKYDGASISISYQNGKLVQALTRGDGFQGDEVTNNIKTIKSIPLKLKGDYPERFDIRGEIILPFAGFEKMNQELIEIGETPYSNPRNTASGSLKLQDSAEVAKRPLECLLYTVAGNNLPFKTQFEGLESARKWGFKVPNEAKLVNSMQEVFDFIDYWDVHRHKLPYETDGVVIKVNSIHSQEELGYTAKSPRWAIAYKFKSEQASTKLKSISYQVGRTGAITPVANLEPVQLAGTIVKRASLHNADQIEKLDIRINDTVFVEKGGEIIPKIIAVDLEKRPENSEVTQYITHCPECETELVRNAGEANHYCPNFYGCPPQIIGRIQHYISRKAMDIEGLGGETVALLFKNGLVHNYADLYELKVEDILHLERMAQKSAENLVNGVEKSKEIPFESVLFALGIRFVGETVAKKLAKHYKNIDALSQASLMDLILVDEIGERIARSVIEFFENEENKIIIERLKKYGIQFETVERVNPNATEKFIGKTFVVSGVFSQFSRDELKKAIEDNGGKVGSSISAKTDFVVAGDNMGPAKLEKATKLNIPILSEDEFITKLNESE
- a CDS encoding OmpA family protein, which encodes MKKLYILSLVLSITFSFAQKTNLKQADALFRNYSYADASKAYEEILQNIKNPTAQTLKNAADSYYFISDARNALKWYKKLYEVQGNNLTDIYYLRYIQSMKAVMDYDEADRVTKEYLDKKGDKKEISRYVAQKKQLDSLAKAKSLYQIKNLDINTSKSDFGATFFGDKIVFTSARDTTKFSEKLYTWNNQPFLNLYVSERNPADGSLFNEKLFLPNVMSKYHEATASFDPSGKTIYYSTNIVKKNKLVVDGDKVNNFQIVKGTIVDNKLENPQNVFFDNDDYSVGHPCLSEDGQWLFFASDMPGGFGETDLYVVKIAADGTMSSPLNLGPNINTMGNEVFPYYRNGMLYFSSDGHYGLGDLDVYESKFLADGNFTTPRNLGAPINSNKDDFTYVVDKADTYGYVSSNRAGGKGDDDIYSFVKGKPVCNQSISGIAVDRKTKLPLTDVTIMAYNSFKEVLGETKTNYEGKYAIVVPCNKVVNMIAAKPNYSSDEKTVETTKENEGEIKDVNFELSNYDDLVVKKRGVEMVDVQPIYFDYDKYDITPKAIEELTKVVFIMQKFPNIKIKIESHTDSRGKDSYNLKLSDNRAKSTRDYILSQGIDASRIESAIGYGESRLINKCKNGVKCTEEEHLLNRRSDFIIIQK
- a CDS encoding PorP/SprF family type IX secretion system membrane protein, with the translated sequence MKLYIKPLETYFILICSFITICASAQQDPEYTQYMYNTMAVNPAYAGSTGTLEATLLHRSQWVGISGAPETQSFSIHGPLRNEKVGLGLSIVNDKIGPSNELYLDGNFSYSLPLGYEKRLAFGLKAGMRMLNIDWSKGRYYDNTDVLLNQNIDNQMKLAVGAGVYYYTEKWYLGFSIPSFIENNYYDDVQESIDYDRLHYYLMGGYVFDLNPNLKFKPAFLVKAVNGAPLTADVSANFMINEKFVIGGSYRTDDSISILAGFQISPSFYLGYAFDYTVGGLNKYNDGTHEFILRYSLNKNQNKIKSPRFF